A portion of the Oryzias melastigma strain HK-1 linkage group LG1, ASM292280v2, whole genome shotgun sequence genome contains these proteins:
- the LOC112157320 gene encoding uncharacterized protein LOC112157320: MKAQQLSHLSFLSTFLSTLVLFLPSVCTGMDAPRISMNSTVFVAFKKENLTVCCTLDLPVNETAGTLECFNPSRARIGSTKIQETGNTTVNKMLEFKNVTESGEYYCQYKGATVHWFLRVADQGYKTDLSECIILSTITGVLLLSSVVCSVFAFRGHWKKKSTECDNTGRNEKQNKEEKVAKIKEDDKDVMSPPSTSVYASLDSRPRSIYGVLDCSAAEAEPKIKKTNSKKREMLKTVEPTAEHQDEGALECVYENF, encoded by the exons ATGAAGGCTCAACAGCTCtctcatctttcttttttgtcaacttttttgTCAACTTTGGTACTTTTCCTGCCCTCCGTTTGCACGGGGATGGATGCACCAA GAATAAGCATGAACAGCACTGTCTTTGTGGCCTTTAAGAAGGAAAATCTCACAGTCTGTTGTACTCTTGACCTTCCTGTAAATGAGACTGCAGGCACTTTAGAGTGCTTCAACCCTTCTCGTGCACGGATAGGCAGTACAAAAATCCAAGAAACAGGAAACACAACAGTTAACAAAATGCTGGAGTTCAAGAACGTGACGGAATCGGGAGAATACTACTGCCAGTACAAAGGGGCCACAGTTCACTGGTTTCTACGAGTGGCAG ACCAAGGCTACAAGACGGACCTCTCCGAGTGTATTATTCTGAGCACCATCACTGGAGTGCTGCTGTTATCCAGTGTGGTCTGCTCAGTGTTCGCCTTCAGAGGACATTGG aaaaaaaagagcacagaATGTGACAACACTGGCAGAAATGAAAAGcagaacaaagaagaaaaggtCGCAAAGATAAAGGAAGATGACAAGGACGTGATGTCACCACCGTCAACTTCTGTTTACGCT AGTCTAGACAGTCGCCCCAGGTCCATTTACGGCGTGCTGGACTGCTCAGCTGCTGAAGCGGAACCGAAAATCAAGAAAACTAATTCAAAGAAAAGGGAAATGCTTAAAACA GTGGAGCCAACAGCAGAGCACCAAGATGAAGGCGCATTGGAATGTGTTTATGAGAACTTTTGA
- the zgc:101679 gene encoding 40-kDa huntingtin-associated protein, producing the protein MAAESDFLARYRAVSNKLKKRFLRKPNVAEASEQFGQLAKELKQQDCLQYAAFCNLAMARCEQTLFNAPGEALALTEAARLFLTSEKENRALQAPGFDEHLQAALNCYSFATKVYIEMNQPVMAASLCLELGNALKEMNRPGEAIVYYQRAAELQTQSPIEALLSMGEMASCKILTRDYDGALSVFTEMQLLCQEKGLQLPGSSTPVGAFLDIVAKCEISRVLLLMLLEPPPQKLLPEHAQTLERYAWESFDPHSQVSFLPENVFLLLQSVVMACQEKDTESLKSLQTELWPFLTAEQNHLLHLVVQERITPSGQGI; encoded by the exons ATGGCTGCAGAAAGCGACTTTCTGGCGAGATATCGCGCTGTGTCTAATAAACTAAAGAA aCGTTTTCTTCGAAAGCCAAATGTTGCGGAGGCGAGTGAGCAGTTTG GCCAGTTGGCAAAAGAGCTGAAGCAGCAGGATTGCCTTCAATATGCTGCCTTCTGTAACCTGGCTATGGCTCG GTGTGAGCAGACTCTCTTTAATGCTCCCGGAGAGGCTCTGGCCTTAACTGAAGCCGCCCGCCTCTTCCTCACGTCCGAGAAGGAGAACCGAGCCCTGCAGGCCCCGGGCTTCGACGAACACCTCCAAGCCGCTCTCAACTGCTACAGCTTTGCCACAAAG GTGTACATTGAGATGAACCAGCCGGTGATGGCAGCCAGCCTGTGTCTAGAACTTGGCAACGCGCTCAAG GAAATGAATAGACCAGGAGAAGCCATTGTTTACTATCAGCGAGCAGCAGAGTTGCAGACGCAGTCGCCCATCGAAGCTCTGCTGTCAATGGGGGAGATGGCCTCCTGTAAAATCCTAACTC GCGACTATGACGGGGCTTTGTCCGTCTTCACTGAGATGCAACTCCTGTGTCAGGAGAAAGGACTCCAACTCCCAGGATCCTCCACTCCCGTCG GTGCTTTCTTGGACATTGTGGCTAAATGTGAAATATCCAGAGTTCTACTGCTGATGCTACTTGAG CCCCCGCCACAGAAGCTGCTGCCGGAGCACGCTCAGACGTTGGAGAGATACGCCTGGGAGTCTTTTGACCCTCACAGTCAAG TGTCGTTCCTGCCTGAGAACGTCTTCCTGCTCCTGCAGTCTGTGGTG ATGGCGTGTCAGGAGAAGGACACCGAGTCTCTGAAGTCTCTTCAAACTGAACTTTG gcCCTTTCTGACAGCTGAGCAGAACCACCTTCTCCACCTAGTGGTGCAGGAGCGAATTACACCGTCTGGTCAAGGCATTTAG